A single Paraburkholderia sp. D15 DNA region contains:
- a CDS encoding RNA polymerase factor sigma-70, with product MPAVNGPALDDPVYLAQLRRDLVRFARLQLRDAAAAEDAVQEALAAAWTQADRFAAQSEHKTWVFGILRHKLVDTLRARQRTINLSALESELDGEALLDRELFKDNGHWSREAKPRPWPTPETALRQQQFWTLFEMCLDHLPEQIGRVFMMREFLDLETDAICAELKMTANHCSVLIYRARLRLRTCLSEKGLSSEDANGEM from the coding sequence ATGCCAGCCGTGAACGGCCCCGCGCTCGACGACCCGGTTTATCTCGCGCAATTGCGACGCGATCTGGTGCGCTTCGCCCGTCTGCAATTGCGTGACGCCGCCGCGGCCGAAGACGCCGTCCAGGAGGCGCTGGCCGCGGCATGGACGCAGGCGGACCGTTTCGCCGCGCAGTCGGAGCATAAGACCTGGGTGTTCGGGATCTTGCGGCACAAGCTCGTCGACACGTTGCGCGCGCGGCAGCGGACCATCAATCTGTCAGCGCTGGAATCCGAACTCGACGGCGAAGCGCTGCTCGATCGCGAGCTTTTCAAGGACAACGGCCACTGGTCACGCGAGGCGAAACCCCGGCCGTGGCCGACGCCGGAAACCGCGTTGCGTCAGCAGCAGTTCTGGACGCTGTTCGAGATGTGTCTCGATCACCTGCCCGAACAGATCGGGCGCGTATTCATGATGCGCGAGTTCCTCGATCTGGAAACCGACGCGATCTGCGCCGAACTGAAGATGACCGCCAATCACTGCAGCGTGCTGATCTATCGCGCGCGCCTGCGTCTACGCACGTGCCTGAGCGAAAAGGGCCTATCCAGCGAGGATGCGAATGGGGAAATGTAA
- the arsC gene encoding arsenate reductase (glutaredoxin) (This arsenate reductase requires both glutathione and glutaredoxin to convert arsenate to arsenite, after which the efflux transporter formed by ArsA and ArsB can extrude the arsenite from the cell, providing resistance.) — MITIYHNPRCSKSRAACELISATCAETNEPTQVIEYLKQPLSVDQLKQLNAQLGCPVREMIRDTEAEFKELHLADTSLTDEQLLAAIAQHPILLQRPIVVRNGRAVIGRPTENINALFA, encoded by the coding sequence ATGATCACCATCTACCACAATCCCCGCTGTTCCAAGTCGCGCGCCGCCTGCGAACTGATCTCCGCCACCTGCGCCGAGACCAATGAGCCGACCCAGGTCATCGAGTATCTGAAGCAGCCGCTATCGGTCGATCAGCTCAAGCAATTGAATGCGCAGCTAGGCTGCCCCGTCCGCGAGATGATTCGCGATACCGAAGCCGAATTCAAAGAGCTTCATCTCGCCGATACTTCCCTCACCGATGAACAACTTCTCGCAGCCATCGCCCAGCATCCCATCCTCCTCCAACGGCCCATCGTCGTGCGTAACGGCCGTGCCGTGATCGGACGCCCTACCGAAAATATCAACGCCCTTTTCGCCTGA
- the parA gene encoding ParA family partition ATPase, whose translation MAAEIIAVTQQKGGVGKSTIAMHLGAAFHEKGKRVLVVDADGQNTLIHWASASSDNDNGIPFPVVNLSEAGSQIHREIKKFVSDYDIIVVDCPPSITEKVSGVVLLAASVAVIPTSSSPADYWSSIGLVKLVQQAQVMNEDLRAVFLLNKTEEKRMLTRELKRALEELGFPLLKTQIPTREAYKQAMALGQTVLQMNDRGAKLAAIEVRACANEIAALLP comes from the coding sequence TTGGCAGCAGAAATCATCGCGGTAACGCAACAAAAAGGCGGAGTCGGCAAAAGCACAATCGCGATGCACCTCGGCGCTGCGTTTCACGAAAAAGGCAAGCGTGTCCTCGTCGTCGACGCCGACGGCCAAAACACCCTGATCCACTGGGCCAGTGCCTCCTCCGACAACGACAACGGTATCCCCTTCCCGGTCGTGAACCTCTCCGAGGCCGGCAGCCAGATCCACCGTGAGATCAAGAAATTCGTCTCCGACTACGACATCATCGTCGTCGACTGCCCGCCGTCCATCACGGAAAAGGTCTCCGGCGTCGTCCTGCTGGCGGCAAGCGTCGCGGTAATCCCAACGTCGTCATCCCCCGCCGATTACTGGTCTAGCATCGGCCTGGTCAAACTGGTCCAGCAAGCGCAGGTCATGAACGAAGACCTCCGCGCGGTCTTCCTGCTGAACAAGACCGAAGAGAAGCGAATGCTCACGCGCGAACTGAAGCGCGCGCTGGAAGAACTCGGATTCCCCCTCCTGAAGACCCAGATCCCGACGCGCGAAGCCTACAAGCAGGCCATGGCGTTAGGCCAGACGGTGCTTCAAATGAACGATCGCGGCGCCAAGCTCGCGGCGATCGAAGTACGGGCGTGCGCCAACGAGATCGCCGCCCTGCTCCCGTGA
- a CDS encoding gluconate:H+ symporter, protein MHLTTTLAPWSSHDTQLILSCALGLALIIVFISVLKLAPFLSILVGTFAAGFTAGLPLEAVASAFSKGAGALLGDVGIIIALGAMLGALMAESGAADRLVSTILKHSTPRTLPWMMALVALIIGLPLFFEVGLVMMVPIIFVMARRSQQPILRIAIPALAGMTTLHALLPPHPGPLIAVSALHADLGLTLGLGLIVAIPAVILAGPLYGIWLSKRMHVVEPEEMGKLFSAKEDAAEPPGFAISLITILLPVVLMLGRTVAKLLLHPETFLFDALNFLGEPLIALGLTVLFAVVALGWSRGMARDRVGGILRKSLPPIAALLLTIGAGGGLKQALVVAGISTTIGKIAVGAHMPLILLAWLIAVALRQATGSATVATTTTAGIVAPVVAGLSATHNSLMALAIGAGSVFFCHVNDAGFWMVREYFGLQLKQTVLVWSVLQTIVSVVGLALTLVLWGILT, encoded by the coding sequence GTGCATCTGACGACAACACTCGCGCCGTGGTCCTCCCACGACACTCAACTGATTCTGTCCTGCGCGCTCGGGCTCGCGCTCATCATCGTCTTCATCAGCGTGCTGAAGCTCGCGCCGTTTCTGTCGATCCTCGTCGGCACGTTCGCGGCAGGTTTCACCGCGGGGCTGCCGCTCGAAGCCGTCGCGAGTGCGTTCAGTAAAGGCGCCGGCGCCCTGCTCGGCGATGTCGGCATCATCATCGCGCTCGGCGCCATGCTCGGCGCGCTGATGGCCGAATCGGGCGCGGCCGATCGGCTCGTGTCGACCATCCTCAAACACTCCACCCCGCGCACGCTGCCATGGATGATGGCGCTCGTCGCCCTGATCATCGGCCTGCCGCTCTTCTTCGAAGTCGGCCTCGTGATGATGGTGCCGATCATCTTCGTCATGGCGCGCCGTTCGCAACAGCCGATTCTGCGTATCGCCATCCCCGCACTCGCCGGCATGACCACGCTGCACGCGCTGCTGCCGCCTCATCCGGGGCCGCTGATCGCCGTGAGCGCACTGCACGCCGATCTCGGTCTGACACTCGGCCTCGGTCTGATCGTCGCGATTCCGGCCGTGATTCTCGCTGGCCCGCTCTATGGCATCTGGTTGTCCAAGCGGATGCACGTAGTCGAGCCGGAAGAAATGGGCAAGCTCTTCTCCGCGAAAGAAGACGCCGCCGAACCGCCCGGCTTCGCCATTTCGCTGATCACGATCCTGCTGCCCGTCGTACTCATGTTGGGCCGTACGGTCGCGAAGCTGTTGCTGCACCCTGAAACGTTTCTGTTCGACGCGTTGAATTTCCTCGGCGAGCCGCTGATCGCGCTCGGTCTCACGGTGCTGTTCGCGGTGGTGGCATTGGGCTGGTCGCGGGGCATGGCGCGTGATCGCGTCGGCGGCATTCTGCGCAAGAGCCTGCCGCCGATCGCCGCGCTGCTGCTGACCATCGGCGCCGGCGGCGGCCTCAAACAAGCGCTCGTCGTCGCGGGCATCAGCACGACGATCGGCAAGATCGCGGTCGGCGCGCACATGCCGCTGATTCTGCTCGCGTGGCTGATCGCGGTGGCGCTGCGTCAGGCGACCGGCTCGGCCACCGTCGCCACCACCACGACCGCGGGGATTGTCGCGCCGGTCGTCGCGGGGCTCAGCGCGACGCATAACTCGCTGATGGCGCTCGCCATCGGCGCGGGCTCGGTGTTCTTCTGCCACGTGAACGACGCCGGCTTCTGGATGGTGCGCGAATACTTCGGCTTGCAACTGAAACAGACGGTGCTCGTCTGGTCGGTTCTGCAAACCATCGTGTCGGTGGTCGGCCTCGCGCTCACGCTCGTGCTGTGGGGCATCCTCACGTGA
- a CDS encoding zf-HC2 domain-containing protein has protein sequence MGKCKNITRLLSDALDRRLTTGEWVAIRLHLPTCSGCRNYRKQIRLLRVAARTVSGIEAPGAVNGDE, from the coding sequence ATGGGGAAATGTAAAAACATCACGCGCTTGTTGTCGGATGCGCTCGATCGCCGGTTGACGACCGGCGAGTGGGTGGCGATCCGGCTGCATCTGCCGACGTGTAGCGGCTGCCGCAACTACCGCAAGCAGATTCGTTTGTTGCGCGTCGCCGCGCGGACGGTGAGCGGAATCGAAGCGCCGGGCGCGGTGAATGGGGATGAGTGA
- a CDS encoding DNA-binding protein has translation MNLDQLRQTIRDELDAMRTSGARRQELSLHACKRLFFDLGIRPSMAAVRDLTQTGSASDIPKDIDHFWERIRHASRVKVGAGAIPKALEERAGELLGALFEEAVIQAKTSLDDERAEIRTQLTEAVQRTRDAEIRLEASEDAIKRSEARADTAWDRVRALETQLSSATTNGNAHQEGLQATVRRIEQENETLRQRLESEFATNATLRDRIDALHVDLRQSTEHYAQQIKDAVAEAERRVKPMLVELDSLRNMAATYQSGVRDASRKEFEFIQQIAAAKARGDRLDAQLREQSDEVDALTKEVAALRGQQGIDPAIANLLCSLVEAGRLSGAELQAIGTVADGHVKLPSRCPKCEEGEPELSQVDHRFELQCPECDHSSGLGQSRLEAVSRFLSDDPIETSA, from the coding sequence ATGAATCTGGATCAGCTGCGGCAGACCATTCGCGACGAGCTCGACGCGATGCGGACCAGCGGTGCGCGACGGCAAGAACTTTCTCTCCACGCATGCAAGCGCCTGTTTTTCGATCTCGGCATTCGCCCTTCCATGGCGGCTGTCCGTGATCTGACGCAAACCGGTAGCGCGAGCGACATTCCTAAAGACATCGATCATTTCTGGGAACGCATCCGTCATGCGTCTCGAGTGAAGGTCGGTGCTGGCGCCATTCCGAAAGCGCTCGAAGAGCGCGCCGGCGAATTACTGGGTGCGTTGTTCGAAGAAGCGGTCATCCAGGCGAAAACTTCGTTGGACGATGAACGCGCGGAAATTCGCACGCAATTAACGGAAGCCGTTCAACGTACCCGCGACGCGGAAATTCGCCTCGAAGCATCGGAAGACGCGATCAAACGCAGCGAAGCACGTGCCGATACCGCTTGGGATAGAGTCCGCGCGCTGGAAACCCAGCTATCCAGCGCGACAACGAACGGCAATGCACATCAGGAAGGTTTACAGGCGACGGTGCGTCGAATCGAACAGGAAAACGAGACGCTGCGGCAACGCCTCGAGTCCGAGTTCGCCACCAATGCGACACTTCGCGACCGGATCGACGCATTGCACGTCGATTTGCGGCAAAGCACCGAACATTATGCGCAGCAGATCAAAGACGCGGTCGCTGAAGCGGAACGTCGCGTCAAACCGATGCTGGTCGAACTGGATTCGCTGCGCAACATGGCCGCTACCTACCAATCGGGCGTTCGCGATGCCAGCCGGAAGGAATTCGAGTTCATCCAGCAGATCGCAGCGGCCAAGGCGCGCGGCGACCGGCTCGATGCGCAACTGCGCGAGCAATCCGATGAAGTCGATGCGCTCACCAAGGAGGTCGCCGCGCTGCGCGGCCAGCAGGGAATCGACCCGGCGATCGCCAATCTGCTGTGTTCGCTCGTGGAAGCCGGGCGGCTAAGTGGCGCTGAATTACAGGCGATCGGTACCGTGGCTGACGGACACGTGAAACTGCCATCGCGTTGTCCAAAGTGCGAGGAAGGTGAGCCGGAGCTGTCCCAAGTCGATCACCGCTTCGAGTTGCAGTGCCCGGAGTGCGATCACTCGTCCGGGCTAGGCCAGTCAAGGCTTGAAGCGGTCAGCCGTTTTCTGTCGGACGACCCGATCGAGACGTCCGCATGA
- a CDS encoding response regulator: MPLPIVIADDSLLARKVLTKALPPDWDVDVSYATNGREALGLYRAGKASVMFLDLTMPDMTGYQVLEALQHEDLNTFVIVVSADVQPMAQSRVRALGAAAFIAKPVTPEAVLPILKEYGLYV; this comes from the coding sequence ATGCCTTTGCCCATTGTGATCGCCGACGATTCGCTGCTTGCACGCAAGGTGCTCACCAAGGCATTGCCGCCGGACTGGGATGTCGACGTGTCCTACGCGACGAACGGGCGTGAAGCGCTCGGTCTGTATCGCGCGGGCAAGGCGTCGGTGATGTTCCTCGACCTGACCATGCCGGACATGACCGGCTACCAGGTGCTCGAAGCTTTGCAGCATGAGGATCTGAACACCTTCGTGATCGTCGTCTCCGCCGATGTTCAGCCGATGGCCCAGTCGCGCGTGCGCGCGCTCGGCGCCGCCGCTTTCATCGCCAAGCCCGTGACGCCCGAGGCGGTACTACCCATCCTCAAGGAGTACGGGTTGTATGTCTGA
- a CDS encoding replication initiation protein — protein MATKRAKKTDVVSPSSAELRKAVEAIAIQPKSGKITLLTRKLFNVLLAVAQQADESGDTYRALLSDIVANSAFDSNDTALVKEHLRRMVSVQVEWSSGTSSQKPGRKWGISTLIADAEILEDPTTRRVWVEFSFAPKIKKKLLDPVQYARLSLQFQSQLRSSAGLALYEICVRYLTNPSHLTMRETWEWWRPILSGTPDTEAGDEAKREYKYFKRDYLRPAIAEVNAVTNIFVELIEHREGRRVAEIQFRVTERKQPMLALDEHPNVFDSTLVDRMVKIGIPLKEAQTLYADSEENRIRAALQMTEQRMRSTSLPPVRSAPALFKDALKKGYAPPVEVLPSGSGAGGKAAVAAPADDLKARLLGEYSAHRRKEAYELYNEQGESERELARQSFEEDELPALGTHMRDDWRRRGLDSKIVETAFFDWLARKTWGDPTDGDLLAFTLSQSRAA, from the coding sequence ATGGCCACTAAGCGCGCGAAGAAGACCGACGTAGTTAGCCCCAGCTCGGCCGAATTGCGCAAAGCCGTCGAGGCGATCGCGATTCAGCCCAAAAGCGGCAAGATCACGCTGCTGACCCGCAAGCTGTTCAACGTGCTGCTTGCGGTCGCTCAGCAGGCGGACGAATCGGGCGACACGTATCGCGCGCTGCTGTCCGACATCGTCGCCAACTCCGCATTCGATTCCAACGACACCGCCCTCGTCAAAGAGCATTTGCGGCGCATGGTGTCGGTGCAGGTCGAATGGAGCAGTGGCACGTCCAGTCAGAAGCCGGGCCGCAAATGGGGTATTTCCACGTTGATTGCCGACGCGGAAATTCTCGAAGATCCCACTACGCGCCGCGTGTGGGTCGAGTTCTCGTTCGCACCGAAAATCAAGAAGAAGCTGCTCGACCCGGTGCAATACGCGCGGCTGAGTCTTCAGTTTCAGAGCCAGTTGCGCAGCAGCGCGGGCCTCGCGCTCTACGAGATCTGCGTGCGCTATCTGACCAACCCCAGTCATCTGACGATGCGCGAGACGTGGGAATGGTGGCGCCCTATCCTCTCCGGCACGCCGGACACGGAAGCCGGCGACGAGGCGAAGCGCGAATACAAGTACTTCAAGCGCGATTACCTGCGTCCGGCCATTGCCGAAGTCAACGCGGTCACGAATATCTTTGTCGAGCTGATCGAACATCGGGAAGGACGGCGCGTCGCCGAGATCCAGTTCCGTGTGACCGAGCGCAAGCAGCCGATGCTCGCGCTCGACGAACACCCGAACGTGTTCGACAGCACGCTGGTCGACCGGATGGTGAAGATCGGCATTCCGCTGAAGGAAGCGCAGACCCTTTACGCCGATAGCGAAGAGAACCGGATCCGCGCCGCGCTGCAAATGACGGAACAACGCATGCGCAGCACGTCGTTGCCGCCGGTGCGCAGCGCGCCGGCGCTGTTCAAGGACGCGTTGAAGAAAGGCTATGCGCCCCCGGTCGAGGTGCTGCCGTCCGGCTCGGGCGCCGGTGGCAAGGCCGCGGTGGCGGCACCCGCCGACGATCTCAAGGCGCGCCTGCTGGGCGAGTACTCGGCGCATCGTCGCAAGGAAGCGTACGAGCTGTACAACGAGCAAGGTGAGTCGGAACGGGAGCTCGCGCGGCAATCGTTCGAAGAAGACGAGTTGCCGGCGCTCGGCACGCACATGCGCGACGACTGGCGTCGTCGTGGCCTCGATTCGAAGATCGTCGAGACGGCGTTTTTCGATTGGCTGGCGCGCAAGACCTGGGGCGATCCGACCGATGGCGATCTGCTCGCCTTCACGCTGAGCCAATCGCGCGCGGCGTAA
- a CDS encoding hybrid sensor histidine kinase/response regulator, translating into MTPDRFDPPPANRPPADQRRHDEAIFPGVPEQDFRVRRLTLIALLIAAVVLPCVYVAIMALSDWRTREADATELTLRTVRVAQEHALKVFDMNETLDARVVDLTDGLDDDGIRARESAIHDKLRAMGGGYPQVAAVSIFGRDGGLLATSRAYPAPDVTIGERADFVGIRDGNNLDHVSKVMTGRVAGEQAFNTGVARRDAGGGFAGVVSVALRPGYFDAFYRELLGGSDSATITMSLVRSDGAILARYPRTPRDTATITANTPLTDALAQGRSSGVEHSRSSIDGDDMIVAFRHVGAYPVYVLCGFRTSAIWAGWYRHLSVLILSIFTPSIALWCVIWLSLRRLGAEEEAWERWQAEASMRRSIESAYRQSRKMEALGTLVGSVAHDFNNLLMILSANVQIARRRGTPGLDRELSAMERALKSGQSLTRQLLGVARKQPLRNEALSLQRWLPACRDLLRASLGAKVSLVVDIGAEVWPIHVDVAELELALINLAVNARDAMPNGGRFTVRAANIHFRRDKGFPLTGNFVQLSLEDTGVGMAPEVLARAFEPLYTTKSKGMGTGLGLPQVFAFCERSGGLAAIDSALGAGTSVRLYLPRALDEPAAADTPAETNAGTNSVPHGLRILLVEDNDEVAAGTEALLQMMGHHVTCVINADAALRLFDEAHARHASSGEPLPFDLVLSDIHMPGALNGIDLAEAVQAFDTPLPVILVTGYAEELDRARHVDARVLSKPFDIGLLEQLLQTIQRESTAAAGRDGNAEHEGRNPVG; encoded by the coding sequence ATGACACCCGACCGGTTCGACCCGCCTCCCGCCAATCGCCCGCCCGCCGACCAGCGCCGGCACGATGAGGCGATCTTTCCCGGCGTACCGGAGCAGGATTTCCGCGTGCGCCGCCTGACGCTGATCGCGCTGCTGATCGCGGCCGTGGTGCTGCCGTGCGTCTACGTCGCGATCATGGCGCTGAGCGACTGGCGCACGCGCGAAGCCGACGCCACCGAACTGACGCTGCGCACCGTGCGCGTCGCGCAGGAACACGCGCTCAAGGTGTTCGACATGAACGAGACGCTCGACGCGCGCGTCGTCGATCTGACCGATGGCCTCGACGACGACGGCATCCGCGCGCGCGAGTCCGCCATTCACGACAAGCTGCGCGCGATGGGCGGCGGCTATCCGCAAGTCGCCGCCGTGTCGATCTTCGGGCGCGACGGCGGGCTGCTCGCCACCAGCCGCGCCTATCCCGCGCCGGACGTCACGATCGGCGAGCGCGCCGACTTCGTCGGCATTCGCGACGGCAACAATCTCGATCATGTATCGAAGGTGATGACGGGGCGCGTCGCCGGCGAACAGGCGTTCAATACCGGCGTCGCGCGCCGCGACGCCGGTGGCGGATTTGCCGGCGTGGTGTCGGTCGCGCTGCGTCCGGGCTATTTCGACGCGTTCTACCGCGAACTGCTCGGCGGCAGCGACAGTGCGACGATCACGATGAGCCTCGTGCGCTCGGACGGCGCGATCCTCGCGCGCTATCCCCGCACGCCGCGCGACACGGCCACGATCACCGCGAACACGCCATTGACCGACGCGCTGGCGCAGGGACGGAGTTCGGGCGTCGAGCATTCGCGCTCCAGCATCGACGGCGACGACATGATCGTCGCGTTCCGGCACGTCGGCGCCTATCCCGTCTACGTGTTGTGCGGCTTTCGCACGTCGGCGATCTGGGCCGGCTGGTATCGGCATCTGAGCGTGCTGATTCTGTCGATCTTCACACCGTCCATCGCGCTGTGGTGCGTGATCTGGCTGTCGTTGCGCCGCCTCGGCGCCGAGGAGGAGGCATGGGAACGCTGGCAGGCCGAAGCGTCGATGCGCCGCTCGATCGAATCCGCGTACCGGCAGTCGCGCAAGATGGAGGCGCTCGGCACGCTGGTCGGCAGCGTCGCGCACGACTTCAACAATCTGCTGATGATCCTCTCCGCCAACGTGCAGATCGCACGGCGGCGCGGTACGCCCGGCCTCGACCGCGAATTGTCGGCGATGGAGCGCGCGCTCAAGAGCGGCCAGTCGCTGACGCGGCAGCTGCTCGGCGTCGCGCGCAAGCAGCCGTTGCGCAACGAGGCGCTGTCGCTGCAGCGCTGGCTGCCGGCATGCCGCGATCTGCTGCGCGCGTCGCTGGGGGCCAAGGTGTCGCTCGTCGTCGACATCGGCGCCGAGGTATGGCCGATCCACGTCGACGTCGCGGAGCTCGAACTCGCGCTGATCAACCTCGCGGTGAACGCGCGCGATGCGATGCCCAACGGCGGCCGCTTCACCGTACGCGCCGCCAACATCCATTTCCGCCGCGACAAAGGCTTTCCGTTGACCGGCAACTTCGTTCAGCTGTCGCTCGAGGATACCGGCGTCGGCATGGCGCCCGAGGTCCTCGCGCGCGCCTTCGAGCCGCTGTACACCACGAAGTCGAAGGGGATGGGCACGGGTCTCGGGTTGCCGCAGGTGTTTGCGTTCTGCGAGCGCTCCGGCGGCCTGGCAGCGATCGACAGCGCGCTCGGCGCGGGCACGTCGGTGCGCCTGTATCTGCCGCGCGCGCTGGATGAACCGGCCGCCGCCGACACCCCCGCTGAAACCAACGCCGGGACGAACAGCGTGCCGCACGGGTTGCGCATCCTGCTGGTCGAGGACAACGACGAAGTGGCCGCCGGCACCGAAGCGCTGCTGCAGATGATGGGCCACCACGTCACCTGCGTGATCAATGCCGACGCCGCGCTGCGTCTGTTCGACGAAGCCCACGCGCGGCACGCCAGCAGCGGCGAGCCGTTGCCGTTCGACCTGGTGCTGTCGGACATCCACATGCCGGGCGCGCTGAACGGCATCGATCTGGCCGAAGCGGTGCAGGCGTTCGACACGCCCTTGCCGGTGATTCTGGTGACGGGCTACGCCGAAGAGCTCGACCGCGCGCGGCACGTGGACGCGCGCGTGTTGTCGAAGCCGTTCGACATCGGGCTGCTGGAGCAGCTACTGCAGACGATCCAGCGCGAGTCCACGGCGGCGGCCGGGCGTGACGGGAACGCAGAGCACGAGGGGCGCAACCCGGTCGGCTGA
- a CDS encoding NADPH-dependent FMN reductase — protein sequence MAHHIAVVVGSLRRESFNRQLAQAVISLAPPDFTFEFIDIGSLPLYSQDYDADYPEAGKQLKQRVEAADGLLFVTPEYNRSIPGVLKNALDWGSRPWGTNSWGNKPGAVIGTSLGATGTALAQQHLRNVLAYLDVITLAQPEVFIKHDAAVIDEKGEILNDGTRKFLQNFVDRYVAWVKRHTNAA from the coding sequence ATGGCTCATCACATTGCAGTCGTCGTCGGCAGCTTGCGTCGCGAGTCGTTCAACCGGCAATTGGCGCAGGCCGTGATTTCCCTCGCGCCACCCGATTTCACCTTCGAGTTCATCGACATCGGCTCGTTGCCGCTTTACAGCCAGGACTACGACGCGGATTACCCGGAAGCCGGCAAGCAACTCAAGCAACGTGTGGAAGCCGCCGATGGTCTGCTGTTCGTCACTCCGGAATACAACCGCTCGATCCCCGGCGTGTTGAAGAACGCGTTGGACTGGGGTTCACGCCCATGGGGGACGAATTCGTGGGGCAACAAACCCGGCGCGGTGATCGGCACCTCGCTGGGTGCGACTGGTACGGCGTTGGCGCAACAGCATCTGCGTAACGTGCTGGCGTATCTCGACGTCATCACGCTGGCGCAGCCGGAGGTGTTCATCAAACATGACGCGGCCGTTATCGACGAGAAGGGCGAGATTCTCAACGACGGCACGCGCAAGTTTCTGCAGAATTTCGTCGACCGTTACGTCGCGTGGGTGAAGCGGCATACCAACGCGGCGTGA
- a CDS encoding ParB/RepB/Spo0J family partition protein, with the protein MKPSQFAKGFQARPDTTSSEKRTALDRLNAIDGLVKNGPKGNEIPSRSMPAVAPSSALDDAETLDIADESAAYRAWRLAHHYRPGQVIDLALKTIKPSPFNPRHFYLKASIAELAVNLAKQGQQQAIHVIPDYDNPGSYFVSDGGRRVRALKEANKESVKAIVIDLPIGIQSYKLGYDLNVQRDSQTVFDNAVVWKRFLDDRHFQSQKELAEHLGLDESTVTVALSIAKLPEVVMHEMVARPDRFGSNMAYQVGRYHTARGADATLRLINKILSDDLSTRQVADIVKGRASEQESSKPAGRQRYAQRLEIKMDGVSVGDLKSYGDDRIELRLKGLSREKRDDILRQIEKMLK; encoded by the coding sequence ATGAAACCCTCCCAATTTGCCAAAGGCTTTCAAGCACGTCCTGACACGACCAGCAGCGAAAAGCGAACCGCACTCGACCGTCTGAACGCCATCGACGGTCTGGTCAAGAACGGCCCGAAGGGCAATGAGATCCCGAGCCGTTCGATGCCCGCCGTCGCGCCGTCGTCGGCACTCGACGATGCCGAAACCCTCGACATCGCCGACGAATCTGCTGCCTATCGCGCATGGCGTCTCGCGCATCACTACCGCCCAGGTCAGGTGATCGACCTCGCGCTGAAGACGATCAAGCCGAGCCCGTTCAACCCGCGGCACTTTTATCTGAAGGCGTCGATCGCCGAACTCGCCGTGAATCTGGCGAAGCAAGGTCAACAGCAAGCGATCCACGTCATTCCCGACTACGACAATCCCGGCAGCTACTTCGTCAGCGATGGCGGCCGGCGCGTACGTGCGTTGAAGGAAGCGAACAAGGAATCGGTGAAGGCGATCGTCATCGACCTGCCGATCGGTATTCAGAGCTACAAGCTCGGCTACGACCTGAACGTCCAGCGCGATTCGCAAACCGTGTTCGACAACGCGGTGGTCTGGAAACGCTTTCTCGACGATCGGCATTTCCAGAGCCAGAAGGAGCTTGCGGAGCACCTTGGACTGGACGAGTCGACGGTAACGGTCGCGTTGTCGATCGCCAAGCTGCCCGAGGTCGTGATGCACGAGATGGTCGCGCGCCCGGACCGCTTCGGCTCGAACATGGCGTATCAGGTCGGCCGGTATCACACGGCTCGCGGCGCGGATGCGACGCTTCGTCTGATCAACAAAATCCTCTCCGACGACCTGAGCACGCGCCAGGTTGCGGACATCGTGAAAGGCCGGGCGAGCGAGCAGGAGAGCAGCAAGCCGGCGGGGCGCCAGCGCTACGCTCAGCGTCTCGAGATCAAGATGGATGGCGTCTCGGTCGGTGATCTCAAATCGTACGGCGATGACCGGATCGAACTGCGCTTGAAAGGGCTCTCTCGTGAAAAGCGCGACGACATCCTTCGTCAGATTGAGAAGATGCTGAAGTAA
- a CDS encoding DUF1272 domain-containing protein yields MLELRPSCEGCGKSLPPNAADAMICTYECTFCEVCALSTLRNVCPNCGGNFQHRPIRTRAQLDKHPARVDPMPISIDETAHANFFARYRNTPPVER; encoded by the coding sequence ATGCTTGAACTCAGACCCTCCTGCGAAGGCTGCGGCAAATCCCTGCCGCCGAACGCCGCCGACGCCATGATCTGCACCTACGAATGCACGTTCTGCGAGGTATGCGCGCTCAGCACGCTGCGTAATGTGTGCCCGAACTGCGGCGGCAATTTTCAGCACCGGCCGATTCGCACGCGCGCACAACTCGACAAGCATCCGGCGCGCGTCGACCCGATGCCCATCTCGATCGACGAAACCGCGCACGCCAACTTCTTCGCGCGTTACCGGAATACGCCGCCGGTGGAGCGTTAA